The stretch of DNA TAGACCTCTTGCGAAAGTCGTGAGCTAAGCTGGCAAGGTGGAGCGAGACCGTCTGACACGCACGCGGAAGATGAATCGCAAGCAGTTCCGTCGACGCACTGGGGTCTACCCGGAAACCTTCGCTGAGATGGAAGAGGTGCTGACCCTCCGCGAAGGACGGAAAAAGAAATCTGGCCGTCCAGCCGCGCTCAGCGTGGCGGAACAACTGCTGATGACGCTGGAATTCTGGCGCGAGTACCGCACCTTCGCGCACCTGGGCGACGACTGGGGTGTGCACGAAGCCACCGTGCATCGCACGGTGGAACGCGTGGAAGCGGCTCTGGTTGCCAGTGCACGGTTCCAGATGCCCAAGAAACGCGTGTTTCAGGAAGCGCAGCTCGTGTACAGCATCGTCGCGGTCGATGCGTCCGAAGTGCCGTGTGAACGGCCCAAAAAAAGCAGCGCGCGTGGTACAGCGGGAAGAAAAAGCGCCATACGCTGAAGTTTCAGGTGCTGATGTGCACAGTGACGCAGCACATTCTCGGCACGGCCACGAGCGCTGGTGCGGTTCATGACCTGAAACTGTTTCGTCAGTCGGGCGCTCGCTTTCCTCACCAAACAGCGCTGATTGGAGATGCGGGGTATCAGGGCCTCTGGAGAAGCCACGGGCACGCCATCACCACCCATAAGGCGACGCAAGCGTCGCCTCTGTCCGCGGCGCAGCGCCAGGACAACCGTGTCCTGGCGTATACCCGACAAGGGATTGAGCATGTGATCCGTCGCATGAAGATCTTCCGCGTGCTGAAGGGCGTGTACCGACATCG from Deinococcus arcticus encodes:
- a CDS encoding transposase family protein → MERDRLTRTRKMNRKQFRRRTGVYPETFAEMEEVLTLREGRKKKSGRPAALSVAEQLLMTLEFWREYRTFAHLGDDWGVHEATVHRTVERVEAALVASARFQMPKKRVFQEAQLVYSIVAVDASEVPCERPKKSSARGTAGRKSAIR
- a CDS encoding transposase family protein, with protein sequence MLMCTVTQHILGTATSAGAVHDLKLFRQSGARFPHQTALIGDAGYQGLWRSHGHAITTHKATQASPLSAAQRQDNRVLAYTRQGIEHVIRRMKIFRVLKGVYRHRRRRFALRVQLIAALCNLTQACPS